The following are encoded together in the Streptomyces sp. NBC_00358 genome:
- a CDS encoding alpha/beta hydrolase: MTQYTDHHGPSGLRVRGTILVVPGRGETRATYARFGARLAADAYRVRVLDAPALDAGDPDVSLADLADRLAKAAEGTASEDGVVRPLVLVGADAGAAALAALLGRAESPAAGQPDALVLAGLPGPSAGTGAVGTWDEELDVRTSCPAHRGNLTEDPRVRRGSLNDAVPDSVLGAAHDGETPLPTLLLAGDADPLADHEALARLAKSLPLARLSVVRGAHHDVLNDLQHRSVAAEVVTFLETLRDGLRPLITVRSSDW, encoded by the coding sequence ATGACCCAGTACACCGACCATCACGGGCCCTCGGGCCTCCGTGTCCGCGGCACGATCCTCGTGGTCCCCGGCCGGGGCGAGACCCGGGCGACCTACGCGCGCTTCGGCGCCCGGCTCGCCGCCGACGCCTACCGCGTCCGGGTGCTCGACGCGCCGGCCCTCGACGCCGGGGACCCGGACGTGTCCCTGGCCGATCTGGCCGACCGGCTCGCGAAGGCGGCCGAGGGCACCGCGTCCGAGGACGGTGTGGTGCGCCCGCTCGTCCTCGTCGGGGCCGATGCGGGGGCGGCCGCGCTCGCCGCGCTCCTCGGCCGGGCGGAGTCTCCGGCCGCCGGGCAGCCGGACGCCCTCGTCCTCGCCGGCCTCCCCGGCCCGTCCGCCGGGACCGGCGCCGTCGGCACCTGGGACGAGGAGCTCGACGTCCGCACCTCCTGCCCGGCCCACCGGGGCAACCTCACCGAGGACCCCCGGGTACGACGCGGGTCGCTGAACGACGCCGTACCGGACTCCGTGCTCGGGGCGGCCCACGACGGTGAGACACCCCTGCCCACCCTGCTGCTCGCCGGCGACGCGGATCCGCTCGCCGACCACGAGGCGCTCGCCCGGCTGGCCAAGTCACTTCCTCTGGCTCGCCTTTCGGTCGTGCGCGGCGCCCACCACGACGTCCTCAACGACCTCCAGCACCGATCCGTGGCGGCCGAGGTCGTCACCTTCCTCGAAACGCTGCGCGACGGACTGCGCCCGCTGATCACGGTCCGTTCGAGCGACTGGTGA
- a CDS encoding LLM class flavin-dependent oxidoreductase, producing MTSERPRFRLGFLTHVQGRDQDIARTYRNAQELFAVADELGFDVGWVAQHHVSLGGGGLSSPWTFLAHAAARTTRIRLGTAVTVLPLEDPVRLAEDIATVDTLSGGRVEIGVGSGSSGVEYAAFGKDADRKRELTSENLDVLRRALAHDDVGTPDFRIQPRPGDFGRRVWQGVFSARGAEYAASRGSNLLLNRAAYGFDAPTDEVQRPWADAFLAAWDQPHRPRIGLSRFIFPAKDRRTALRAIGDDVHRAALRMAESGAFPKGLGPEEALRRFHSFYGHPDEIVEALRQEKVLPVATDLIAQFNPAVPDHDAAVRALELIATEVAPALGWKPAHTAEPASAGV from the coding sequence ATGACCAGCGAGCGACCACGCTTCCGGCTCGGCTTCCTCACCCATGTCCAGGGACGCGACCAGGACATCGCCCGCACCTACCGCAACGCACAGGAACTGTTCGCCGTGGCCGACGAGCTCGGCTTCGACGTCGGCTGGGTCGCCCAGCACCACGTGTCCCTCGGGGGCGGCGGGCTGTCCTCGCCCTGGACCTTCCTCGCCCACGCGGCGGCGCGGACCACCCGGATCCGGCTGGGCACCGCCGTCACGGTCCTCCCCCTGGAGGACCCGGTCCGCCTCGCCGAGGACATCGCCACCGTCGACACCCTCAGCGGCGGCCGCGTCGAGATCGGCGTGGGCAGCGGATCGAGCGGCGTGGAGTACGCCGCGTTCGGCAAGGACGCCGACCGCAAGCGTGAGTTGACCAGCGAGAACCTCGACGTCCTGCGCCGTGCCCTGGCCCATGACGACGTGGGCACACCCGACTTCCGTATCCAGCCCCGCCCCGGCGACTTCGGCCGCCGCGTCTGGCAGGGCGTGTTCAGCGCGCGGGGAGCCGAGTACGCCGCGAGCCGCGGCTCGAACCTGCTGCTCAACCGGGCCGCCTACGGATTCGACGCCCCCACCGACGAGGTGCAGCGCCCCTGGGCCGACGCCTTCCTCGCCGCCTGGGACCAGCCGCACCGCCCGCGCATCGGCCTGTCCCGCTTCATCTTCCCGGCCAAGGACAGGCGCACGGCGCTGCGCGCGATCGGCGACGACGTGCACCGGGCGGCGCTGCGCATGGCGGAGAGCGGCGCGTTCCCCAAGGGCCTCGGCCCGGAGGAGGCGCTGCGCCGCTTCCACTCGTTCTACGGCCATCCCGACGAGATCGTCGAAGCCTTGCGGCAGGAGAAGGTCCTGCCCGTCGCGACCGACCTGATCGCCCAGTTCAACCCCGCCGTCCCCGACCACGACGCCGCCGTCCGTGCCCTCGAACTCATCGCGACCGAGGTGGCACCCGCGCTGGGCTGGAAGCCCGCGCACACGGCCGAGCCCGCATCCGCAGGAGTATGA
- a CDS encoding NtaA/DmoA family FMN-dependent monooxygenase (This protein belongs to a clade of FMN-dependent monooxygenases, within a broader family of flavin-dependent oxidoreductases, the luciferase-like monooxygenase (LMM) family, some of whose members use coenzyme F420 rather than FMN.) — translation MSRTIHLALHPYGVGGPGQHGLWKDPRVAKNASIDIDYYIRLAKAAEHALFDALFIVDSQFINATYPAHYLNRLEPLTLLSAVATHTKHIGLVGTASSTYNSPFNLARRFASLDHISGGRAGWNVVTSFDTGTSRNFGLDEHLDYTARYGRALEFVQVARGLWDSYEDDAFPADVDRGVFLDPARLHALDHDGEHFKVAGPLNLSRSPQGQPVIFQAGVSEEGRDLAAQVAEGIYAPGGTLQQAQEYYTDIKKRTASYGRDPEHIKIFIHGGPVVAATDEAARRREREIFEEDNDFDRNLALLGRSFGAYDFSVHDLDAPFPDVAHLAEKGGRTGAAALIERARTEGLTLRQVADSVNQFRNSPFVGAPGTVADTIEKWFDAGTFDGINLAFRTEDELNFFVDGVVPILQKRGLFRTEYAADTLRGNLGLPVPANRNAREPQLVDD, via the coding sequence ATGTCCCGCACGATCCATCTCGCCCTGCACCCCTACGGCGTCGGCGGTCCCGGCCAGCACGGTCTGTGGAAGGACCCGCGTGTGGCCAAGAACGCGAGCATCGACATCGACTACTACATCCGGCTGGCGAAGGCGGCCGAACACGCCCTCTTCGACGCGCTGTTCATCGTCGACAGCCAGTTCATCAACGCCACCTACCCGGCGCACTACCTCAACCGCCTCGAACCGCTGACCCTGTTGTCCGCGGTCGCCACCCACACCAAGCACATCGGCCTGGTCGGCACGGCGAGTTCGACGTACAACTCGCCGTTCAACCTGGCCCGCCGGTTCGCCTCCCTGGACCACATCAGCGGCGGGCGGGCCGGCTGGAACGTCGTCACCAGCTTCGACACCGGCACCTCCCGGAACTTCGGCCTCGACGAGCACCTCGACTACACCGCCCGGTACGGCCGCGCCCTGGAGTTCGTCCAGGTCGCCCGGGGCCTGTGGGACTCCTACGAGGACGACGCCTTCCCGGCCGACGTGGACCGGGGCGTCTTCCTCGACCCGGCCAGGCTGCACGCGCTCGACCACGACGGCGAGCACTTCAAGGTGGCGGGACCGCTGAACCTCTCCCGCTCCCCGCAGGGCCAGCCCGTGATCTTCCAGGCCGGGGTGTCCGAGGAGGGCCGCGACCTGGCCGCCCAGGTCGCCGAGGGCATCTACGCGCCGGGCGGGACCCTGCAACAGGCGCAGGAGTACTACACGGACATCAAGAAGCGCACCGCCTCCTACGGCCGCGACCCCGAGCACATCAAGATCTTCATCCACGGCGGTCCGGTCGTCGCCGCCACCGACGAGGCGGCCCGGCGCCGCGAGCGGGAGATCTTCGAGGAGGACAACGACTTCGACCGCAACCTCGCCCTGCTCGGCCGCTCCTTCGGCGCCTACGACTTCAGCGTCCACGACCTGGACGCGCCGTTCCCCGACGTGGCGCACCTCGCCGAGAAGGGCGGGCGCACCGGCGCCGCGGCCCTGATCGAACGGGCCCGCACGGAGGGACTGACGCTCCGTCAAGTCGCCGATTCCGTAAACCAGTTCCGCAACTCGCCCTTCGTCGGAGCGCCGGGGACCGTGGCCGACACCATCGAGAAGTGGTTCGACGCCGGCACCTTCGACGGCATCAACCTGGCCTTCCGTACCGAGGACGAACTGAACTTCTTCGTCGACGGTGTCGTCCCGATCCTCCAGAAGCGCGGCCTGTTCCGCACCGAGTACGCGGCCGACACCCTGCGCGGCAACCTCGGCCTGCCCGTCCCGGCCAACCGCAACGCCCGCGAGCCCCAGCTCGTCGACGACTGA
- a CDS encoding ABC transporter ATP-binding protein, translated as MSTDAVTTAPAPGAALPGKAAAPVLEVTDLEVRYGPRRRRRHALRGVSLSVTPGETVGIIGETGSGKSTLARAALGLVRPSAGSVVVDGEEVSGYGARQWRALRRRGVIQYVFQDPLRSLDPDLTVEASLAEPLLVRGDSREEAARRVRAFLARVHLSEDLLDRLPGELSGGQRQRVAVARALVTEPRLVILDEPVSALDSANRVQILQILKELRDDGVALVFISHDLGSVAGIADRIAVLYQGELVEAGAAREVITRPRHPYTRLLVRSAPTLRSAPADRAERAALRALLNV; from the coding sequence ATGAGCACGGACGCCGTGACCACCGCTCCCGCCCCGGGGGCCGCCCTTCCCGGAAAGGCCGCCGCACCCGTCCTGGAGGTCACCGACCTCGAAGTGCGCTACGGACCGCGCAGGCGACGCCGGCACGCGCTGCGCGGCGTCTCGCTCAGCGTCACCCCGGGCGAAACCGTCGGCATCATCGGCGAGACGGGGTCGGGCAAGTCGACCCTGGCGCGGGCCGCGCTCGGCCTGGTGCGCCCCTCGGCGGGGTCCGTCGTCGTGGACGGCGAGGAGGTCAGCGGGTACGGCGCTCGCCAGTGGCGCGCTCTGCGGCGCCGCGGGGTGATCCAGTACGTCTTCCAGGACCCCCTGCGCAGCCTCGACCCCGACCTCACCGTGGAGGCCTCCCTGGCCGAACCGCTGCTCGTGCGGGGAGACTCCCGCGAGGAGGCGGCACGCCGGGTCCGCGCGTTCCTCGCCCGCGTCCACCTCTCCGAGGACCTGCTCGACCGGCTGCCCGGTGAGCTCTCCGGAGGGCAGCGCCAACGCGTCGCGGTGGCAAGGGCGTTGGTCACCGAACCCCGGCTGGTCATCCTCGACGAACCGGTCAGCGCCCTGGACTCCGCCAACCGCGTCCAGATCCTGCAGATCCTCAAGGAACTGCGCGACGACGGTGTGGCCCTCGTCTTCATCTCCCACGACCTCGGTTCCGTCGCCGGGATCGCCGACCGCATCGCCGTGCTGTACCAGGGCGAGCTGGTCGAGGCCGGCGCCGCCCGCGAGGTCATCACCCGGCCCCGGCACCCCTACACGCGCCTGCTCGTCCGCTCCGCGCCCACGCTGCGCTCCGCCCCGGCCGACCGGGCCGAACGCGCCGCACTGCGCGCCCTCCTGAACGTCTGA
- a CDS encoding ABC transporter ATP-binding protein — MTTLSEKRPTEVEKTEEITEPGPGRPARPPSPVLAVRDVRIADRAGDREIVHGVSFTLTPGSAVGIVGESGSGKTLTCRAALGILPAHFEISGGSVEIDGDDIAGLSPARWTDLRGATISAVFQDPASYLNPSIRVGAQIAEVLRVKKGLKRRAAHRRAVELLKAVHLRDPELVHGQYPHELSGGMLQRVLIAVAIAAGPRILIADEATTALDVTVQAEILDLLADLRERTGLALVVVSHDLAVVAQLCDEVLVMRQGEVVEQGPTRDVLQRPRHEYTRLLIAEHEQYGLEKFLAPEEDA, encoded by the coding sequence ATGACCACCCTGTCCGAGAAGCGCCCCACCGAGGTCGAGAAGACCGAGGAGATCACCGAGCCGGGTCCCGGGCGGCCCGCCCGACCGCCGTCCCCGGTACTGGCCGTACGCGATGTGCGCATCGCCGACCGGGCCGGCGACCGGGAGATCGTCCACGGCGTGAGTTTCACGCTCACGCCCGGCAGCGCCGTCGGCATCGTCGGCGAGTCCGGCAGCGGAAAGACCCTCACCTGCCGTGCCGCGCTGGGCATCCTGCCCGCCCACTTCGAGATCAGCGGCGGCTCGGTCGAGATCGACGGCGACGACATCGCCGGCCTGTCCCCCGCGCGCTGGACGGACCTGCGGGGCGCCACGATCAGCGCGGTCTTCCAGGACCCGGCGTCCTATCTCAACCCCTCGATCCGGGTGGGGGCCCAGATCGCCGAGGTCCTCCGGGTCAAGAAGGGGCTGAAGCGGCGCGCGGCACACCGCCGGGCGGTCGAACTGCTGAAGGCCGTCCATCTGCGGGACCCGGAACTGGTCCACGGCCAGTACCCCCACGAGCTGTCCGGCGGCATGCTCCAGCGGGTCCTCATCGCCGTGGCCATCGCCGCGGGCCCGCGCATCCTCATCGCCGACGAGGCCACCACCGCGCTCGACGTCACCGTGCAGGCCGAGATCCTCGACCTGCTGGCCGACCTGCGCGAGCGCACCGGACTGGCGCTCGTCGTGGTCTCCCACGACCTGGCCGTCGTCGCCCAGTTGTGCGACGAGGTCCTCGTCATGCGCCAGGGAGAGGTGGTCGAACAAGGTCCGACCCGGGACGTGCTCCAGCGTCCGCGGCACGAGTACACCCGGCTGCTGATCGCCGAACACGAGCAGTACGGCCTGGAGAAGTTCCTCGCGCCCGAGGAGGACGCATGA
- a CDS encoding ABC transporter permease produces the protein MVRRVLSLTSGRIALAVLAVIAVLALFGPLLAPQNPLATSDHPLAAASGAHWLGTDYLGRDVLSRLLDGSRVSVLGSLEVAFTALAIGAVPGILSVQLGRVFEWVTLRLADTLVALPFLLFAVAVIALLGNGLSQAMLVTGALVSPLFYRVARAATLAVTRSPYVEAALISGASIGWVVRRHVWAKVLPPIAVALAQTIGVGFVIVSSLTFLGIGVQPPAPTWGGLLASDLGYLSHQPWAPLAPALLIMVTVWACNLLADAIRDVSGEAGRALVNSRKARANRRREAGPAPAGGVR, from the coding sequence ATGGTCCGCCGCGTCCTCTCCCTCACCTCCGGACGGATCGCCCTCGCCGTCCTCGCCGTGATCGCCGTACTCGCCCTGTTCGGGCCGCTGCTCGCTCCGCAGAACCCCCTGGCCACCAGCGACCACCCGCTCGCCGCCGCCTCCGGCGCCCACTGGCTGGGGACCGACTATCTCGGCCGTGACGTGCTGAGCCGGCTCCTCGACGGCTCCCGCGTCAGCGTCCTCGGCTCACTGGAGGTCGCGTTCACGGCCCTGGCCATCGGAGCGGTCCCCGGCATCCTGTCGGTCCAGCTCGGCCGGGTCTTCGAATGGGTCACGCTCCGGCTCGCCGACACCCTGGTCGCCCTGCCGTTCCTGCTGTTCGCCGTCGCCGTCATCGCACTGCTCGGCAACGGCCTCTCCCAGGCGATGCTGGTCACGGGCGCGTTGGTGTCCCCGCTGTTCTACCGCGTGGCCCGCGCGGCCACACTGGCCGTGACCCGCTCACCGTACGTGGAGGCCGCGCTGATCTCGGGCGCGTCGATCGGCTGGGTCGTACGGCGCCATGTCTGGGCCAAGGTGCTCCCGCCGATCGCGGTGGCGCTCGCCCAGACCATCGGGGTCGGCTTCGTCATCGTGTCGAGCCTGACCTTCCTCGGCATCGGCGTCCAGCCTCCCGCGCCCACCTGGGGCGGTCTGCTCGCCTCGGACCTCGGCTACCTCAGCCACCAGCCATGGGCACCGCTCGCCCCGGCCCTGCTGATCATGGTCACGGTCTGGGCCTGCAACCTCCTCGCCGACGCCATCCGCGACGTCTCGGGCGAGGCGGGCCGCGCCCTGGTCAACAGCCGCAAGGCCCGTGCCAACCGCCGCCGCGAGGCCGGCCCCGCCCCCGCCGGAGGTGTGCGATGA
- a CDS encoding ABC transporter permease, whose amino-acid sequence MTTTEAPAPPDIRLPATAARTRHTLGRVLATLARSVAIFVPVFLVATFVTFALRSLSGLSPARIQLGEEATPEAVARVEAHWGLNRPFLVQYADWFGGVLHGQLGASWTNGADISTLIGLGLGVSLSVATFALLIGVVAGFALGTVAALRRTTWVDRAITGFVTVISVMPAFVVGIVLVAVFAVGLHLFPSAGYIPADQGFGPWLAHITLPAVALSFDVVADVARQLRGSLIGAYRENYVTGAVVRGLSPRRIFFGHVLRNGLGPALATLGLKFPALVGASVVTEWIFGLQGFGRFANDSAQAGDVPAVQGVLVVSIVLVVAFNLLVSLVLARVTPASQRGV is encoded by the coding sequence ATGACGACGACGGAGGCACCGGCCCCACCCGACATCCGTCTCCCGGCCACCGCGGCCCGGACACGGCACACCCTGGGCCGCGTCCTGGCCACCCTCGCCCGGTCGGTCGCGATCTTCGTGCCCGTCTTCCTGGTCGCGACGTTCGTGACGTTCGCGCTGCGGTCACTGAGCGGGCTCAGCCCGGCGCGCATCCAACTGGGCGAGGAGGCGACTCCCGAGGCGGTCGCCCGCGTCGAGGCCCACTGGGGCCTGAACCGGCCGTTCCTCGTGCAGTACGCGGACTGGTTCGGCGGCGTCCTGCACGGACAGCTCGGCGCGAGCTGGACCAACGGCGCCGACATCTCCACCCTCATCGGCCTCGGCCTGGGTGTGAGTCTGTCGGTGGCGACCTTCGCGCTCCTCATCGGCGTGGTCGCGGGCTTCGCCCTCGGCACGGTCGCGGCGCTGCGCCGCACCACCTGGGTCGACCGGGCGATCACGGGCTTCGTCACGGTGATCTCGGTGATGCCGGCCTTCGTCGTCGGCATCGTGCTGGTCGCGGTCTTCGCGGTGGGACTGCACCTGTTCCCGTCCGCCGGATACATCCCGGCGGATCAGGGGTTCGGGCCGTGGCTCGCCCACATCACCCTCCCCGCCGTCGCCCTGAGCTTCGACGTCGTCGCCGATGTCGCGCGGCAACTGCGCGGCAGCCTGATCGGGGCCTACCGCGAGAACTACGTGACCGGAGCGGTCGTCCGCGGCCTGAGCCCGCGCAGGATCTTCTTCGGCCATGTGCTGCGCAACGGCCTCGGGCCCGCGCTCGCCACCCTCGGCCTCAAGTTCCCCGCGCTGGTCGGTGCCTCCGTCGTCACGGAATGGATCTTCGGCCTCCAGGGCTTCGGACGGTTCGCCAACGACTCCGCGCAGGCCGGTGACGTACCGGCCGTGCAGGGCGTCCTCGTGGTGTCGATCGTCCTGGTCGTCGCCTTCAACCTGCTCGTCAGCCTGGTGCTGGCGCGCGTCACGCCGGCCTCGCAGCGGGGGGTGTGA
- a CDS encoding ABC transporter substrate-binding protein, with amino-acid sequence MPGRLTLRTPAGTLRSARRPGRLRAAALGTALATVLVPALSACGGETASAAGGAALKWTSSYFPAHWDPVVGGSGAQFRELALVYASLTRTDENGKAVPDLAKSWKYNAKGDVITFHLRPHLKFSDGAPVDAAAVKAAIERAQKQKNSALFGDLTSIKSVDAQGLDAVIHLSQVDYQIPQLLGERVLQIASPKAAASPEKLDQSPVGAGPFTVTQLVPGTKAVLKKNPDYWDAKNIHINTVELSSAPDASTVVSGLQTGVYNFADIAPSQADAAKKAGLDVFVQPGFNASNLSLNTNKAPFDNDKVVDAVRYAINRQEFVDKLTFGYGSVTNQPFPKGYVAFDPQSADAYAYDPAKAKKLLSEAGYKAGGLKLNLVIPAEDPQAEIVQAQLAKVGITVTIKIDKNWATPFFAKNLTFSLYGTTGRDSAAQTLTAHFGPNGPLNLSSPYEPSGFEAAIAKVRQTPLDSPDYPKVLQAATRAGLKSKALVFTYSSPNLIAKSKSISALPKNPAHIDWTGVTIAGSN; translated from the coding sequence ATGCCCGGACGTCTCACGCTCCGCACCCCCGCAGGCACCCTCCGTTCCGCCCGGCGCCCCGGCCGGCTGCGCGCCGCCGCCCTGGGGACCGCCCTCGCCACCGTGCTGGTCCCCGCGCTGAGCGCCTGCGGCGGCGAGACGGCGTCGGCCGCCGGCGGCGCCGCGCTGAAGTGGACCTCCTCCTACTTCCCCGCCCACTGGGACCCGGTGGTCGGTGGCAGCGGCGCCCAGTTCCGTGAACTCGCCCTGGTGTACGCCTCGTTGACACGCACGGACGAGAACGGGAAGGCCGTGCCGGACCTGGCCAAGAGCTGGAAGTACAACGCCAAGGGTGACGTGATCACCTTCCACCTGCGCCCCCACCTGAAGTTCAGTGACGGCGCTCCGGTCGACGCCGCCGCGGTGAAGGCCGCCATCGAACGGGCCCAGAAGCAGAAGAACTCGGCCCTGTTCGGCGACCTGACCTCCATCAAGTCGGTGGACGCCCAGGGCCTGGACGCGGTGATCCATCTGAGCCAGGTCGACTACCAGATCCCCCAACTGCTGGGCGAGCGCGTCCTGCAGATCGCCAGCCCCAAGGCGGCCGCGTCTCCCGAGAAGCTGGACCAGAGTCCGGTCGGCGCCGGTCCCTTCACCGTCACCCAGCTCGTCCCGGGCACCAAGGCCGTACTGAAGAAGAACCCGGACTACTGGGACGCCAAGAACATCCACATCAACACCGTCGAGCTGAGTTCCGCCCCCGACGCCTCCACCGTCGTCTCCGGCCTTCAGACCGGCGTCTACAACTTCGCGGACATAGCGCCGAGTCAGGCCGACGCCGCCAAGAAGGCGGGCCTCGACGTCTTCGTGCAGCCGGGCTTCAACGCCTCCAACCTCAGCCTCAACACCAACAAGGCGCCGTTCGACAACGACAAGGTCGTCGACGCGGTCCGCTACGCGATCAACCGTCAGGAGTTCGTCGACAAGCTGACGTTCGGCTACGGCTCGGTGACCAACCAGCCCTTCCCCAAGGGCTATGTCGCCTTCGACCCGCAGTCGGCCGACGCCTACGCCTACGACCCCGCGAAGGCGAAGAAGCTGCTGAGCGAGGCCGGTTACAAGGCGGGCGGCCTCAAGCTGAACCTGGTGATCCCGGCCGAGGATCCCCAGGCCGAGATCGTCCAGGCGCAGTTGGCGAAGGTCGGCATCACCGTCACCATCAAGATCGACAAGAACTGGGCCACGCCGTTCTTCGCCAAGAACCTGACGTTCTCGCTGTACGGCACCACAGGGCGCGACTCCGCGGCGCAGACCCTGACCGCGCACTTCGGCCCGAACGGCCCGCTCAACCTCAGCTCGCCCTATGAGCCGTCCGGTTTCGAGGCCGCCATCGCCAAGGTCCGCCAGACCCCGCTGGACTCGCCGGACTACCCGAAGGTCCTCCAGGCGGCGACCCGGGCCGGCCTGAAGAGCAAGGCCCTGGTGTTCACGTACTCCTCGCCCAACCTCATCGCCAAGAGCAAGTCCATCTCCGCCCTGCCGAAGAACCCGGCCCACATCGACTGGACCGGCGTGACCATCGCCGGCTCCAACTGA
- a CDS encoding DsbA family oxidoreductase: MTGPPRRPAVEVVEYTDPLCPWAWGSEPVFRRLRAGLGDRVRWRRAYCVLFDHDDDPPPDPAAETAWYARYVEDVSAHTGAPRARRLSRVAVSSWPSSLVAKAAERQGDEVAGRVLRRLRESVFVLGEPADTPALAESAVRGVPGLDRERLAADAASAAVLEAVRADRAEARRPVREVLPTGSEVPSGRSPHPGTAKETADGGYRYALPTLLVRAPSGCRAVPGWRPYEEYASAFEELSPGLLTETARPAPGAALARYRSLTDPERTLLTDGPWPPAGAVRVGTGNGPVWLHPDEAAVHPAGDGGSPAAP, encoded by the coding sequence GTGACCGGCCCGCCGCGGCGGCCCGCGGTGGAGGTGGTGGAGTACACCGACCCACTGTGTCCGTGGGCCTGGGGATCGGAGCCGGTGTTCCGCCGCCTGCGCGCCGGACTGGGGGACCGTGTCCGCTGGCGCCGCGCGTACTGCGTCCTCTTCGACCACGACGACGACCCGCCGCCCGATCCGGCGGCGGAGACCGCGTGGTACGCGCGCTACGTCGAGGACGTCAGCGCGCACACCGGGGCACCGCGGGCGCGCCGGCTGAGCCGGGTGGCGGTGAGTTCGTGGCCGTCCTCGCTGGTCGCGAAGGCCGCGGAGCGGCAGGGCGACGAGGTGGCCGGGCGGGTACTGCGGCGACTGCGGGAGAGTGTCTTCGTGCTCGGGGAGCCGGCGGACACCCCGGCGCTGGCGGAGTCCGCGGTGCGGGGTGTGCCCGGTCTGGACCGCGAGCGGCTGGCCGCCGACGCGGCGTCGGCGGCCGTCCTGGAGGCGGTGCGTGCCGACCGGGCCGAGGCGCGCCGCCCGGTCCGCGAGGTGCTGCCGACGGGGAGCGAGGTGCCCTCGGGCAGATCGCCCCATCCCGGCACCGCGAAGGAGACCGCCGACGGCGGGTACCGCTACGCGCTGCCGACCCTGCTGGTCCGCGCTCCCTCGGGATGTCGGGCCGTCCCCGGATGGCGGCCGTACGAGGAGTACGCGTCGGCGTTCGAGGAGTTGAGCCCCGGGCTGCTCACGGAAACGGCGAGGCCGGCTCCCGGGGCGGCGCTGGCCCGGTACCGGAGTCTGACCGATCCGGAGCGCACGCTGCTGACCGACGGTCCCTGGCCTCCGGCGGGTGCCGTGCGCGTCGGGACCGGCAACGGTCCCGTGTGGCTGCACCCGGACGAGGCGGCGGTGCACCCTGCCGGTGACGGCGGCTCTCCCGCCGCGCCCTGA
- a CDS encoding RrF2 family transcriptional regulator has translation MHISAKADYATRALLELAREPARPLTCEAIASSQHVPFRFLKSVVGELRRAGLVRSQRGCEGGYWLGRSADDITLLDVVRAVDGELITLRGEPLAGLDYPGPAAGLPAVWRRIEADAAAVLGATTLAALVPAGAAERSLRKGAA, from the coding sequence ATGCATATCTCCGCGAAGGCGGACTACGCCACCCGGGCCCTTCTGGAGCTCGCCCGCGAACCCGCCCGCCCGCTCACGTGCGAGGCCATCGCCTCCTCGCAGCACGTCCCGTTCCGCTTCCTGAAGTCCGTCGTGGGCGAGTTGCGACGGGCCGGCCTGGTCCGCAGCCAGCGAGGCTGCGAAGGCGGCTACTGGCTCGGCCGGTCCGCCGACGACATCACACTGCTGGACGTCGTACGCGCCGTGGACGGCGAGTTGATCACCCTTCGGGGCGAGCCGCTGGCCGGCCTCGACTACCCGGGTCCCGCCGCCGGGCTGCCCGCGGTGTGGCGACGTATCGAGGCGGACGCGGCGGCCGTGCTGGGCGCCACGACCCTGGCCGCTCTGGTGCCCGCCGGGGCGGCCGAGCGGTCGCTGCGGAAGGGAGCCGCGTGA
- a CDS encoding cupin domain-containing protein, with product MSEPLTTPGEGFHPHLPDAGGQSERPLRTRLHHIRADALDGDTAQTGGMRRFAAVSGTTVGSEKLWMGQTHVAPSTASSDHHHGESETAIYVVSGHPEFVFLDDSGEQPEEVRLRTSPGDYIFVPPFVPHREENPDPSDEAVVVIARSTQEAIVVNLPRLYVLGDGEEA from the coding sequence ATGAGCGAGCCGTTGACGACCCCCGGCGAAGGTTTCCACCCCCATCTCCCGGACGCCGGAGGGCAGTCCGAACGCCCCCTGCGCACCCGCCTGCACCACATCCGCGCCGACGCCCTCGACGGCGACACGGCGCAGACGGGAGGCATGCGCAGATTCGCCGCCGTCAGCGGCACCACCGTCGGCTCCGAGAAGCTGTGGATGGGACAGACCCATGTCGCCCCCTCCACCGCCTCCTCGGACCACCACCACGGAGAGTCCGAGACGGCGATCTATGTGGTGAGCGGACACCCCGAGTTCGTCTTCCTCGACGACTCGGGGGAACAGCCCGAGGAAGTGCGCCTGCGCACCTCACCCGGTGACTACATCTTCGTACCGCCGTTCGTCCCGCACCGCGAGGAGAACCCGGACCCCTCCGACGAGGCCGTCGTCGTCATCGCCCGCAGCACCCAGGAGGCGATCGTGGTCAATCTGCCGAGGCTGTACGTGCTGGGAGACGGGGAAGAGGCCTGA